The Cucurbita pepo subsp. pepo cultivar mu-cu-16 chromosome LG05, ASM280686v2, whole genome shotgun sequence nucleotide sequence GAGAAACTTATTTAGAATGTAAACTGCAATGATGACAAAGGTAATTTTTGGATCCCCTGAATTTAGTTTGTCTAAGAAGTCTGAGTCCATGAAATATGGAATATCAAGTATTTGACACtctaaattcaattttgtgcACTGCAGACGATTGCCGCAGCCATTGTAGTTGGTGTCATTCTCCATGTGGGGAACCATCTTGCCTGTGATTTTCCAAGACTCGTACAGTCATCTAACGAAACCTACAATTACGTGAAGGACTACTTCGGACCACAAAAGCCAACCTACTTAGATTTGGTTAAGGGATGGGAAGGTGTGACTGGTATACTAATGGTCATCTTCATGGCATTAGCATTCACTCTAGCTACCCGATGGTTTAGGAGGAGCCTGATTAAGCTGCCCAAGCCGTTTGATAGGCTGACTGGTTTCAATGCCTTCTGGTATTCACACCACCTGTTTGTCATTGTTTACATCTTGCTCGTCATCCATGGCATATTCCTCTACCTTGAACACAGATGGTACCGTAAGACAGTAAGTATGATGATACTTACCTTTTAGTACTTCTCTATTTGGCTCAAACAGGGAATTTATTTTGCACTAACTAGGCAATTAGAAATGTTTGCTGAGGTACTGCTTTTTGCATGCAGACTTGGATGTATCTTGCCGTCCCAGTTTTACTATATGCTGGAGAAAGGACACTTAGATTCTTCCGCTCAGGCTTCTACAGTGTTCGACTCCTCAAGGTTTCTGATAACACTCACATTTGCAGTTAGAATCCTTATGATATTGGCACATAACTCACATTTGCAGTTAGAATCCTTATGATATTGGCAcataatctctctctctctctctcatataATGTCAAACTAGTCAAGACTACTTCAAGAAGTTCATGTCTTCCAACCGTTCCATGTGTCTGCTTTTCCAGGTGGCTATTTACCCGGGGAATGTTCTTGCTTTACAAATGTCTAAACCTCCTCAGTTCCGATATAAGAGTGGACAGTACATGTTTGTCCAATGTCCTGCTGTTTCTCCATTTGAGTGGTAAATAAACATCATAACTCTTGCTAGACATTAAATGAATGACCTTCTCTGTTACTCAATTATCTGATACTGAGAGGAGCCTTGAcatttgtgaattttatgCAGTTTTTAATCACATTGTCATatcctatttattatttatgtctATAATGTTCTGTCTAGTTCTTCTTTACAAGTTTGTCACTATTTTTCAAGAATCTTGACTGAAACTTGTTGCGGTTCAGGAAGACAATTTTTTGTGTGCGAAGGATTTATACTTCCATTAGATGTAATTTTCTATTGCGCCTATCATATTTGTCTGCAGGCATCCATTTTCGATTACTTCTGCTCCAGGAGATGACTATTTGAGTGTTCACATACGTCAACTGGGTGATTGGACACAAGAGTTAAAGAGAGTATTTGCTGAAGCCTGTGAGCCACCTGTTGCTGGGAAGAGTGGGTTGCTCAGGGCTGATGAAACGACCAAGAAGTGGTATGCACATCTTCAAATCTCTTCATTTCCGAATTGTGGCCTTATCTCTGTGGAATACTCTTGATGGATTGATTGCACATGCAATGCATTGCAGTTTGCCGAAGCTCTTAATAGATGGACCTTATGGCGCGCCTGCTCAAGACTACAGAAATTATGATGTTCTATTACTTGTTGGTCTTGGTATTGGAGCAACACCTTTCATTAGCATCTTAAAGGATTTGCTTAACAACATTGTCAAAATGGAGGAGCAAGCAGTAAGTACCTGCATGCATCACTTCATCCTGAATTTTCAGTTAATATGTGCCTATTTAATTAGCAAAATCTTTGATTCGGAGCTTTATGCATAAACTTTTTTCTTGTCATCTCTTATCATTAATATGATAATTATAAAGCTTTCCCTTCCTCAGGATTCAATAGAAGATGGCGGTAAAGAATCTGATCTCAGTTTTGGAAGCACAGACTCTTCCAATACTCCAAGGGTTTCTCCTAAGCAAAAGAAATTTGTGAAGACGACTAATGCTTACTTTTACTGGGTAACTAGGGAGCAGGGATCGTTTGATTGGTTCAAAGGGGTCATGAATGAAGTCGCTGAGATGGACCAAAGGGTAATATAGAACTAAAGTTAGATTATCATGTCTCTATGGATTCGTTTGTTAACCTTGTGACTTGAAACTTAGGGTGTCATTGAGATGCACAACTTCCTGACCAGTGTGTACGAGGAAGGAGACGCTAGATCAGCCCTCATCACGATGGTCCAAGCACTAAATCACGCAAAGAATGGGATGGATATAGTTTCTGGCACCCGGGTAAATTTCTACTTTCTAAGCAATTTTCTGATTGGCTTCTAAATTTTGGAGTGCACATTGTTTCTGGTATTAGGTACCAAATaagtttcttcatcttttcttGTGAACTTCAAAGAAACCAACGAATTCTAGTTGCACATTCAGTTTTCTAGATGATGGTAGGCTAATTTCCCATCTTCTGAAAGGTCCATTTCCTTTACATGAATCAGGTCAGAACTCATTTTGCAAGGCCCAATTGGAAGAAAGTATTCTCCAGAATTTGTACCAAGCATTGCAATGCTAAAATAGGTGAGTACGCTTCAAAACATAACAACAGGAAGATAGACAACTGAATTTCTTAATCTAATTCTTCTCATTTTGTCATTATTTGGGATCTCAGGAGTATTCTACTGTGGAGCTCCAATCCTTGCTAAAGAACTCAGCAACCTCTGCTATAAATTCAACCAACAAGGCCCAACTAAGTTTGACTTTCACAAGGAACACTTCTGAGAACACAGTTTGCGGGTACACATATTCGTAA carries:
- the LOC111795309 gene encoding respiratory burst oxidase homolog protein A-like yields the protein MKGAPKHERRWASDTVPGNAKMSAGSSPGTESSAAEEFVEVTLDLQDDDRIILRRVEPATVVNIDSAVSVGSETPKSASLSRSPTFKRSSSNLLRQFSQELKAEAVAKARQFSQELKAELKRFSWSHGHSSSTGNGFDSALAARALRRRQAQLDRTRSGAHKALRGLRFISSKTNGVDAWNEIQNNFDKLAKDGSLYRSDFAQCIGMKDSKEFALELFDALSRRRRLKVEKISRDELFEFWSQITDQSFDSRLQIFFDMVDKNEDGRITEEEVKEIIMLSASANKLSRLKEQAEEYAALIMEELDPERLGYIELWQLETLLLQKDTYLNYSQALSYTSQALSQNIQGLRSKGPITRLRTKLLYYLQENWRRIWVLTLWVAIMVGLFAWKFFQYKRKAAYEVMGYCLLTAKGAAETLKFNMAIILLPVCRNTITWIRSTWLGYFVPFDDNINFHKTIAAAIVVGVILHVGNHLACDFPRLVQSSNETYNYVKDYFGPQKPTYLDLVKGWEGVTGILMVIFMALAFTLATRWFRRSLIKLPKPFDRLTGFNAFWYSHHLFVIVYILLVIHGIFLYLEHRWYRKTTWMYLAVPVLLYAGERTLRFFRSGFYSVRLLKVAIYPGNVLALQMSKPPQFRYKSGQYMFVQCPAVSPFEWHPFSITSAPGDDYLSVHIRQLGDWTQELKRVFAEACEPPVAGKSGLLRADETTKKCLPKLLIDGPYGAPAQDYRNYDVLLLVGLGIGATPFISILKDLLNNIVKMEEQADSIEDGGKESDLSFGSTDSSNTPRVSPKQKKFVKTTNAYFYWVTREQGSFDWFKGVMNEVAEMDQRGVIEMHNFLTSVYEEGDARSALITMVQALNHAKNGMDIVSGTRVRTHFARPNWKKVFSRICTKHCNAKIGVFYCGAPILAKELSNLCYKFNQQGPTKFDFHKEHF